From the genome of Bos javanicus breed banteng chromosome 23, ARS-OSU_banteng_1.0, whole genome shotgun sequence:
CGGGATCACCACACCTCGTGTAGGAACTTCCCCAGCCCTCCTAAGCCCTTTCCCTTCCCGAGCTCTGCACTCAGCCCCAGGGTCGCTCCTCTCTAAGGTCCTCCTCAACCCAGGTACAGCTGGTCCCATCACAGCCAGATGCGTTCTGCACACCAGCTCATTTTACTGCTGGTTTTCCTATAAGACTGTAGGTCCCTAGAGGATGGGGTGTCACTGAATCCTCCCCACAGCTCCAGGACCCTATAATCCTCCATAAATGTTGGCTGAGCAAGTGTGGAACCAGAGGAAGTGCTCAACGAAGGCTTGTTGGATGACTGAATCTAATCTGTTTCACAAATACGAAGATTGGAGTCCGGGTACTCATAGCTACTAACGGCAGAATGGGACCTAGAACCCAGGTTTCTCGGCTCTGGGCCTTTTCCAAAACACACACCCGCACACCATCCAGCCCTGTGCTGTCCAGGGCAGTCACCACTAGCCACCTGTGGCTGTGAGTCCTTGAAAAGTAGCCAGTCTGAATTGAGATGCACTGTAAGCATGAAATACACACCAGATTTGAAAGACTTAATAAaacatctcattaataattttatagcaACTATATGTTGAGATTAGAAGAATGTATAATATTGGATTAGATAGAcgtattattaaaattaactgtacctgtttttaagcattttaaactGTGGCTACTTGAAAATCTAACACTGCCTGTATGGTTTGCTCTGTATTTCTCACGGGACACTACCAGCTTCCTCAGTGCAGCTCTGAGGTTTTGAGGGTGGAGACTGTGTCCCATGCTCAGCAGAGTTGTACGGCCCTGCTGTGTCCTGGGCATGTGGCCGCTGGGGACCCTCAGCAGGCAGAGCCTGGCAGGGGACAGGTGTGGACACAGATTGCACAGACCCTGGGCTGGTTCAGGGTCCAGTGAGAGTGCGTGTGTGATATTCAAGGCAAAGGTGGGGGCGGCTGCAGCCCCCTGCCCAGCGCCTGGCAGGACCACAGCTCCCCACCATCTCACAGCCTCCCTGTCCTGCCCCCAACACCACTCACCCTTCTCCTTGTTGAGCCACCGGATGAAGCGGCCGTAGCTGTGCGGCTTCAGCAGCAGCTCCTTGAGAAACTGCCAGAGGTGGATGGGCTGCCCGGAGCAGGACGAGTCCACCTCGCTGTCCGTCCAGCTCTCCTCGCTGGTCGAGGCTGGGCGGTcagggggtggtggtgagagGGGAGCCCCAGTCCTCAGTGGCCGCCACCCCGTCGCCCCCCAGACCCGGAGCTCTGGCCGCCTGCCTCCTTGCCCTGCCCAACTCACCGCAGAAGTGAATTGCCCCCGGGGACGTCCTCTCTTTCATCCAGGCAGCTGCGGGGCAAGGAGGGGAAGTTGGGACCCCAGAGAGACGCCCCCCCAAGGGAGGAGGAGGGCGTTTGGGTGGAACTGTGGGGTTATagaagccccaccccaccccaccccacccccgcccagtgGCTCTCTCCCTCCTGCCAATCTGAGAGACAAGCTGCTTACAGAGCTGCTTCCTGGAAGAAAGTTTAGGATTTGGCAGCTGAGAGGGGCCTTCTGCGTGCGGCCCCTGGTTCAGAGAGGAGAGCGCATGTTGAGCCCTGCTGGTCAACTGTGAAACGGGCCTGGGACACCCCCTCACAGGTCTTGCACGGATGCGTGGTGATGAGGTCTGCACGGTGTCCCACTCAGAACCCAGCATAACAAAAATACTCCCTGCCCTCCAGCTGCCAGCTCCCTGTACCCCTCCACCTCTCCGGCTTCCTACCTGCCTCCCTCCCTAGAAAAGGCAGTGGGAGGCGGAGGCAGCCGCCTTCTGCCCACGCTACCACCTGGCTCTCAGCCTGGCACTGCACACTGTTCTTGCCAGCCCCTGGCAGgtggcctgggctgggggctggacaCTGGTTTCTGATCGGGCCATGAGAGTGGGACCTGTCCCTTCATTCATCCTGGGCCCCAAGGGGCAGGGCCGTGACTCAgggagcaggggacacaggtttgatccctggtttgggaagctcccacttgccacagggcaactaagctcatgtaTCAGGGctgctaagcctgtgtgccttcGAGCtcgagctctgcaacaagaaaagctgcAGCAGTGAGAAGTCCGTGCCCTGCAgcgaagagtagccccactcgccacgactagagaaagcccactggCAGCAATGACAACCCagggcaacaacaacaacaacaattaataaaaacaaatgaatcaaaaaaaaagggaattctctggcagtccagcggttagagCTCTGCGCTTTtgctgccaagggcctgggttcaatccctggttggggaactgagatcccaaaaGCCAtgtagtcacacacacacacacaaaaattaaaaataggtctGCTGTACAAACAATGAAGGGGAACAAGGTCCAAGATACACTGTCCAGTACAGAGCAGCGTGATACTCAAACTATTTGTGTTAGGAAAGGGTGGAAGTCACACTTATTCTTGCTTCTATACGCATAGACTTCCCTTAGCAGGTATCCGAGAAACGGGCCACAGTGATTGCCTCAAGGGAGGGGGACTGGGGGGGCCAGGGGAGGGACGAGCGAGGGGTACCCCCAAGGTATACTGTGGTTCACAacagtctgtttttaaaaaaattctgtacatttatgccttatttctgctttaatgaacTACAACACAAACACGACATTTTTACAAGACAAGGAAGGAGGACTTCGGAGTATCCAATGTCCTGCGTCCTCACGGTCTAAGTTACACTTTTAACTTGCTGCGTGTTCTGTCCTGGGTTCTGTGGCCTTGATCAGGGTAGGCAGAGGGTTGGGGCTGGAGGGCTCACCCAGGGTCCAGGGAGGCAGCGGTCACTGGGGCCAGGATTCAGAACGGAACCCAGGTTGGCACAAGGGGCTGCTTCCCCCGTAACCCACAGGCAGGCATCCTGGCCTAACTTCTCCCCTGATGTCCCCGGCTtggagcctgggggtggggtggggggtgctccaCCCACCTGATTTCCAGATGTCCAGATGGGCGTGCAGCACGTCCCCGCCCAGGGGCGAGCGCTGGCGGAACTGCTCCTCGGACATGGCACACAGCTCCTTGCCCCCCAGCTCCTGGAAGGCCTTGCCCACGGGGGGCAGCCGGTACTGGTGCTCCGTCCACAGCAGCCACTTCTGCACGTTGCcagggctccagtccacagggtctgaGCAAGAGACACTCTTTCAGCCCCGGAGTCTGCTTGAAGGCTCTGCCCCCGGGGGCCCCCTCTGCCCTGATGGAGCCCCCCGTGGGAACCTATGCTCTCCTGGAATGGCCTCCAGGCCAGACAGAGGCTTGAGGGGTTCTGTGGAGGGGGGTACCCAAGAAGAGAGGGGATAAGGGGAAGGATCCAGGGCCCCAAAAGCAAACATGGCTCAGGGCAAGGGTGGGGGGCTGGAGCTTCTGCACCTCCATCTCACCTGGACCTCAGCTCCTTCCAGACACCCCCAGTCCCTCCAAAGGGCCCTTTGGGGAGCCCCAGCCCTGGAGGGGACAGTAACACTATACCAGAGACACCCCAGCTTCTTTCCCAGATTCCTCTTGCCCTCCCGAAACCCTCAAAGGACCAGAGAAAAACCCACCCAGGGATGGGCCCCACTGCCGCCTCACACCGTGTTCCAATGAGGAGGAAGCCAAGACACTGAGGGGCTCCCTCCCCTCGTCCAGCACCTAACAAAGGGCTGGCTGTCAGGGCGCTGCTCAGCCCACGTGCACCGAGTGGGCGAAGGGCAGGACGCAGGGTGCTCGTGGGACCGAGGCCCAGAGGGGCGTCCCTGGCTGAGCTCCAGTCGTCTCCCTGGGGAGCCGCCCTGGGGTGAACCCAGCAGGGCGCTTGGGCGGGGACCCAGCTGCGGCTCAGACACAATGGGGCCTCCAAGTGAACGCCACGCTCTAAGCGGGTGACCTGCAGACCGCCCTGCCCCCACCTAATAAACCCATTTTCCTCCCCAGGGTCAAAGCCATTTGTTTCTGTCCCTATTGTTCACAGGGCAaggccctccccagccctgggcgGGAGCGGAGGCACCGTGGGAAAACCTCCGAGGTGGGGGCTGGCTGCGGCGCTGGGCCACTGGGGGCGGGGGCCCTGGGCACGGGCTGCCTCAAGGGGGGCCCCTGCTGAGACTAttgtggggcaggggctgggcccAGATGACTTTGGGGAGGAGGAGTTGGGCCTGAGGACCTTTCCTGTGTGGGAGGCTCAGACGCCAGGGCGCGAAGGCCAAGGAGATACTTCAGACACACCCAAAGCTGGAGAGGCAAAGCGGGGCCCCAGCAGCCCCTCAACCGGCAGCATCAGCTCTGCAACCATACCCTCCCAGACccggcagacacacacacacacacacacacacacacacacacgcctcacCTCCTCAAGCCTGCACCCCCACTGGACCAGAGACACATTGATCTATTTATCTATGATCTGTTTCGTCACTGTAACGTCAgcttcatgaacagaggagcctttctGCTGTGTCCACGCTGAATCCCCCATATAAGGGATAAGGGCATATTAAGTGATTGTGTGTTGAGCATCTATCAAGTCCAAGGTACCATCCCAGGAACTGGGggggtgtgtgcgtgctcagttgcttcagtcgtgtccaattctttgtaaccccatggactgtaacttcccaggctcctctgatgggattctccaagcaagcatactggagtgggttgccttgccctctgggggatcttcccgacccagggattgaactggcatctcctgaattggtaggcagattctttagctgagccacaggggaggcAGGAGTTAGTGAAAATCCCTGTCCTCGGGGCATGTACATTCCATTGAGGGAGACAGGCGGGGAACAAGATAAACATGCTGCAAATCAGACGGTAGGAACCTCGAGAGAAATAGAGCAGGTTGGAGGACTGAGAGGTGGGGGTCTGGGCAGCAGTTTCAGTAGAAGGGTCAGGAAAGGCCTCTTCGAGATGATGCCATTTGAATCAAGGCCTGAAGGAGGTGAGGGGTGAGCCAAGTAGATATTTGAGGGAAGAGCACTCTGGGTTGAGGAACTAGCGAgtacaaaggtcctgaggcatgAGCGTTGTGGGGATGGCAAAGAGGCAGGAGAGTCTGAAGTAGAACAGGCCGGGGGACTGTGGACTGATGTGTGAGAGGAGGTAGGCCAGATGGTGCAGAGCTCGTATTAATTCACCAGGTGCCTGCCACGTGGGGACACCAGGCTGGCGTGGCCGGGGCGCAGAGAGGCTGAGAACCTGGGCTCCCAGGCTTGCCGCTGCTGTGTTAGGGGCTGGCTGCACGTGGAGAAGCACCAGCATCTCTGGGGGTGACCATGGTGCGCCAGGCGGCACCCTTGCCCCTCCCAGTGGCCTCCGCTGGCAGAGGGGCTCACCTGCCGTGATGTTGAGCAGCTTGCAGGCCGTCTCGATGTCCTTGAGCACCTCGCCCACCACCATGGACTGCACCTGCTCCAGCGAGTGCTCCTCCAGGGTCAGCCCGCCTGGGGCCAGGTCCAGGCTGCCCCCTAGGGCTTGGCTGTCGATGACCGGGCACTGCTCGGGCTCGTCAGGCGGCTCCACCCGCGTGCTGGCCCCGGGGCCCTTGGCCACCCAGCTGCTGTCCTCGGGGTACAGCATGTCAAAGTAGGAGAGGTAGAAGGTGGGCAGGCCCTGCTCAGGGGTGGCAGGCGGGCTGGGGCTCCAGTCCCGCCGCTCGGGCCCCGTCCCCGCCGCAGCCGCCTTCTCCAGGCCTGTCCGCAGCGCACTGTCTGGGGGCAGTAGGAGGCGGCCGGGTGGCCCGGGGCTCAGGCCCGGGCTGGCGCTGCCCATGCTGCTCGGGCTGGCGGCTGTGTCtacagaaacagaagaggagaaagagtcaGGCCCCGGTTGCTTCCCTGTCCCCGTGGGGGCCGCTAAGCTGGTTATGGAGatgaggagcccagtgggcagcGGCTGGGCCTGGGAGAGAGCCGGGGCTTCCGGGTCACTGGGCAGCTGAGACGGGGCTGGGCAGACGAGCCTTGTGGCTGAGACGGGGGGAGGTGCAGAGCTGCAAACAGACGGCTCCCTCACTCCCCAGGGAAGCCGGGGTGCTGGGAGCAGTGTATTTTTACGCAAGTAACCTGTTTAAAACAATCTCCTGAGGTGCTTGATCTCATTCGGTCCTCACAAAGGAAGGCACAATTAGTTCCATTTggcagatgagcaaactgaggcctgGACAAGGCGGCTGGCCCCTGACCCAGATCCCAGTCTGCTGTCCGGTCGAGGAAGCTCCTtctgtggtgctggtggtggtttgattgctaagtcgtgtccgcctcctgtgaccccatggactatagccccccaggctcctccgtccatgggattctccaggcaagaatactggagtgggttgccatttccttctccagggatcttcctgacccagggatagaacttaggtctcctgcactgcaggcagattcctaatcTTTTCTGCTGGAGCAgagcttgttttcttttattctgccCTTGAGGAGGGTAGGGAAGGGAAAAGGTCACCATACTCTCCCAGGGGGCCAGGTGAAGACAGCAAGGAGCAAGTGAGGGCGTGGCAGGGCGAAGCCCCCCCAGATCGGGTAGGcggccccctgcccctcccacagGCCGGTTTTGTGagctctgttgctcagtcgtgtctgactctttgtgaccccatggactgtattccgccaggctcctctgtccatgggattccctaggcaggaatactggagtattcttgacccagagattgatcccgggtctcctgcactgcaggtggactctttaccactgggccaccaggggagccccacagggtcacGTGGGGAGTATGGATAAACGCCCAACGCTGCTGAGGGACCCCCCCCAAGGAACACAGGTACGGGTGTGCGCGGCGCCACCCCCACTCAGGGCCAGGCTCCCGGTACCTGCCCCACCTCGTCCTGCCCTGAAGGGTGCTGCCACAGCCTCTCCCAGCCCCCGGggacctctcctctcccctcacaCCTTGGAGGAACTTGCAGCTCCCAGCTGGGAGGTGCCCACGTGTAAGTTTACAACAGCCCACTTTCCCCACAGCTACTGGGGCTGGAGAGAAGGCCGAGGCCCAAGGGGACAAACAAGGCCCTCGGCAAGT
Proteins encoded in this window:
- the SPDEF gene encoding SAM pointed domain-containing Ets transcription factor isoform X1; protein product: MGSASPGLSPGPPGRLLLPPDSALRTGLEKAAAAGTGPERRDWSPSPPATPEQGLPTFYLSYFDMLYPEDSSWVAKGPGASTRVEPPDEPEQCPVIDSQALGGSLDLAPGGLTLEEHSLEQVQSMVVGEVLKDIETACKLLNITADPVDWSPGNVQKWLLWTEHQYRLPPVGKAFQELGGKELCAMSEEQFRQRSPLGGDVLHAHLDIWKSAAWMKERTSPGAIHFCASTSEESWTDSEVDSSCSGQPIHLWQFLKELLLKPHSYGRFIRWLNKEKGIFKIEDSAQVARLWGIRKNRPAMNYDKLSRSIRQYYKKGIIRKPDISQRLVYQFVHPI
- the SPDEF gene encoding SAM pointed domain-containing Ets transcription factor isoform X2; this encodes MGSASPGLSPGPPGRLLLPPDSALRTGLEKAAAAGTGPERRDWSPSPPATPEQGLPTFYLSYFDMLYPEDSSWVAKGPGASTRVEPPDEPEQCPVIDSQALGGSLDLAPGGLTLEEHSLEQVQSMVVGEVLKDIETACKLLNITADPVDWSPGNVQKWLLWTEHQYRLPPVGKAFQELGGKELCAMSEEQFRQRSPLGGDVLHAHLDIWKSASTSEESWTDSEVDSSCSGQPIHLWQFLKELLLKPHSYGRFIRWLNKEKGIFKIEDSAQVARLWGIRKNRPAMNYDKLSRSIRQYYKKGIIRKPDISQRLVYQFVHPI